One Nostoc sp. UHCC 0302 DNA window includes the following coding sequences:
- a CDS encoding ABC transporter substrate-binding protein, translating to MLYRKPINKLPKIIQKQSFLHIGIFLAILLSITLFSWVTLSQQAVTLNMLITAPDAQPWKQGLIKDFEAENPGIRINLVEGPNATNLLEDLYTSSFILGESPYDLVNMDVIWTSKFAAAGWLLPLDDRISKQELAAFSPKDVEGGRYQGKLYRIPVRSDVGMLYYREDLLKEAGLQPPETFEDLMRISQILQKKDKVNWGYVWQGRQYEGLVAMFVEILKGFNGFWVNPDTLEVGLDRPETLRAIEFLRSTISQGISPPGVTTYQEEDTRRLFQSGQVAFLRSWPYAWPLAQAKGSPIQGKIAIKPMVHAPGMAGAACLGGWGIGISKSSKHSEQAWKAIQYFTSEDAQRRFILSAGYVPSRRDLFTNPEIIAKYPHYPQLLKVVDNAVLRSPIAQYAQTSDILQRYLSAALSGRISPERAMKAAANETRRLLEAGD from the coding sequence ATGTTGTACCGAAAGCCAATAAATAAATTGCCAAAAATTATACAAAAACAAAGTTTTTTGCATATAGGAATTTTTTTGGCAATTTTGCTAAGTATCACATTGTTTAGTTGGGTAACACTTTCGCAGCAAGCAGTTACCCTAAATATGTTGATTACTGCACCTGATGCCCAACCTTGGAAACAAGGTTTAATTAAAGACTTTGAAGCTGAGAACCCAGGCATTCGCATTAACTTGGTTGAGGGGCCAAATGCGACAAATTTGCTTGAAGACCTGTATACTTCGTCTTTTATCTTAGGCGAATCCCCATATGACCTGGTTAATATGGACGTTATCTGGACATCTAAGTTCGCTGCTGCTGGATGGTTGCTACCTTTAGATGATCGTATTTCCAAGCAGGAGTTAGCAGCGTTTTCACCCAAGGATGTAGAAGGGGGACGTTACCAGGGCAAGCTTTACCGCATTCCAGTGCGTTCTGACGTAGGAATGCTTTACTATCGGGAAGATTTATTAAAAGAAGCAGGATTGCAACCGCCAGAAACTTTTGAGGATTTGATGCGAATTTCCCAAATCTTGCAGAAGAAAGACAAGGTGAATTGGGGTTATGTTTGGCAGGGGCGCCAATATGAAGGCCTCGTAGCGATGTTTGTGGAAATCCTTAAAGGCTTTAACGGCTTTTGGGTTAATCCCGATACGCTCGAAGTAGGGCTAGATCGTCCAGAAACATTACGAGCCATTGAGTTTTTACGTAGTACCATCAGTCAGGGCATATCTCCTCCAGGGGTTACAACTTATCAAGAAGAAGACACCCGGCGCTTGTTCCAAAGTGGTCAAGTGGCGTTTTTACGCAGTTGGCCTTATGCGTGGCCTTTAGCCCAAGCAAAAGGTTCACCAATCCAAGGCAAAATTGCAATTAAACCAATGGTTCATGCTCCTGGGATGGCTGGAGCGGCTTGTCTAGGGGGCTGGGGTATAGGAATTTCTAAATCTTCTAAACATTCCGAACAAGCTTGGAAAGCAATTCAGTACTTTACCAGTGAAGATGCCCAGCGGCGATTCATTTTGAGTGCAGGCTATGTACCAAGTCGCCGGGATTTGTTTACAAATCCAGAGATTATTGCCAAATATCCTCACTATCCGCAATTGCTAAAAGTTGTAGATAATGCAGTTTTACGTTCGCCCATCGCGCAATACGCCCAAACATCAGATATTTTACAGCGTTATCTCAGCGCTGCGCTATCCGGCCGGATAAGTCCGGAACGAGCAATGAAAGCTGCTGCTAATGAAACTCGCCGGCTGCTAGAGGCTGGGGACTAG
- a CDS encoding HU family DNA-binding protein: MNKGELVDAVAAKANITKKEALEVISAFLEVVTEAVANGDKVTLVGFGSFERRDRSQREGRNPKTNEPMTIPATRVPAFSPGKQFKEKVAP, translated from the coding sequence ATGAACAAAGGCGAACTAGTGGATGCTGTAGCAGCAAAGGCCAACATCACAAAAAAGGAAGCATTGGAGGTGATATCAGCTTTTTTAGAAGTCGTTACCGAAGCTGTAGCGAATGGGGATAAGGTAACGCTGGTTGGGTTTGGGTCATTCGAGCGACGCGATCGCTCCCAGCGTGAAGGGCGTAATCCTAAAACCAACGAACCAATGACCATTCCAGCTACCAGAGTGCCTGCGTTTTCTCCAGGTAAGCAGTTTAAAGAAAAAGTAGCACCATAG
- a CDS encoding lmo0937 family membrane protein produces the protein MLSILWGIVVVLVAFWALGLALHIAGNLIHAVLLLAIALAIYNFFKARDV, from the coding sequence ATGTTAAGTATACTTTGGGGCATTGTTGTTGTATTAGTTGCTTTTTGGGCATTAGGACTGGCACTGCATATTGCCGGAAATTTAATTCATGCAGTGTTGCTTTTAGCCATTGCTCTTGCAATCTATAATTTTTTCAAAGCGCGTGATGTGTAA
- a CDS encoding lysylphosphatidylglycerol synthase domain-containing protein, whose product MSKQKRPINLIISLLSLLLFICAVVTIIQQLKKYNCWELINSIKAITSIHLLSALGLTTLSYLVLTLYDVLACYQIRQRLPYLKIILAAFSGHAISNSVGFAVLTGSAVRYRLYSNWGLSVVDIAQIIAFSNLSFWLGLFAIGGIGFIIEPLTIPKLLHLPFTSAHSLGWIFLALVVCYVLGSFRLKQPLKIRSWRISFPSPKFALIQLVIASADWVLAAGVLYILLIDVTDFSYPSFFSIYFLAQIAGIISHVPGGLGVFETVILWFEADNNNMATVFGILLTYRLIYYLLPLGVAILLLVLYELYQRFKLHKQQ is encoded by the coding sequence ATGAGCAAGCAAAAGCGCCCAATCAATTTAATTATTTCGTTGTTGAGTCTTTTACTATTTATTTGTGCTGTAGTCACAATTATTCAACAACTAAAAAAGTATAATTGCTGGGAATTAATCAATAGTATCAAAGCAATTACAAGTATTCATCTGTTGTCAGCGTTGGGATTAACAACTCTCAGTTATTTAGTACTTACACTCTACGACGTCTTAGCTTGCTACCAAATTCGTCAGAGACTGCCTTATTTAAAAATTATTCTTGCAGCTTTTTCGGGTCATGCTATTAGTAATAGTGTTGGATTTGCTGTATTAACAGGTAGTGCTGTTCGCTATCGGCTTTACTCTAACTGGGGATTATCAGTTGTTGATATTGCACAAATAATTGCTTTCAGTAATCTCAGCTTCTGGCTAGGCTTGTTCGCTATCGGCGGAATTGGATTTATTATTGAACCACTGACTATTCCGAAATTACTGCATTTGCCTTTCACTTCTGCTCATTCTTTGGGGTGGATTTTTCTGGCTCTAGTAGTCTGCTATGTATTAGGCAGCTTTCGACTAAAGCAACCGTTGAAAATTCGCTCTTGGAGAATTTCGTTTCCATCTCCTAAATTTGCTCTGATACAGTTAGTTATTGCTTCTGCTGACTGGGTGTTAGCTGCTGGTGTTCTCTATATTTTACTTATTGATGTTACCGATTTCTCATATCCAAGTTTTTTCAGCATTTATTTCTTGGCTCAAATAGCGGGAATTATTAGCCATGTTCCTGGAGGTCTAGGTGTATTTGAGACAGTAATTTTATGGTTTGAGGCTGATAATAACAATATGGCTACAGTTTTTGGTATTTTGTTAACTTACAGATTAATTTACTATTTGCTGCCTCTGGGTGTCGCTATTCTACTGTTAGTTTTATACGAACTATACCAACGCTTCAAACTTCATAAACAGCAATAA